Proteins encoded in a region of the Leifsonia sp. PS1209 genome:
- a CDS encoding MazG family protein, producing MTELSFSSAPASGQATKLDELVAVMERLRGPGGCPWDADQTHESLVQYLIEETYELVEAIETGNRDDLIEELGDVLYQVLFHADIAAHTPGEDFDIQDVAAQMTAKMVGRHPHVFGGDRTAETADDVVEFWDDLKKREKPSRTSVLDGIPQGMPSLALADKLLGRAEKVGLLDLREAGGVQVESEDELGPLLLAIVASAKAQGLDAERALRSTLRDLQSEIREQEQDAADAGIIGLPTASTD from the coding sequence ATGACCGAGCTGAGCTTCTCTTCCGCTCCCGCGTCCGGGCAGGCGACCAAGCTGGACGAGCTGGTGGCCGTGATGGAGCGGTTGCGCGGCCCGGGTGGATGCCCGTGGGACGCCGACCAGACGCACGAGTCGCTCGTGCAGTACCTGATCGAGGAGACGTACGAGCTGGTCGAGGCGATCGAGACCGGCAACAGGGACGACCTGATCGAGGAGCTCGGCGACGTGCTCTACCAGGTGCTGTTCCACGCCGACATCGCCGCGCACACGCCCGGCGAGGACTTCGACATCCAGGATGTGGCCGCACAGATGACCGCGAAGATGGTCGGCAGGCACCCGCACGTGTTCGGTGGAGACCGCACGGCGGAGACCGCGGACGACGTCGTCGAGTTCTGGGACGACCTCAAGAAGCGGGAGAAGCCGTCGCGCACCAGCGTGCTCGACGGCATCCCGCAGGGAATGCCGTCGCTGGCGCTCGCCGACAAGCTGCTCGGCCGCGCGGAGAAGGTGGGGCTGCTGGATCTGCGCGAGGCCGGGGGAGTGCAGGTCGAGTCGGAGGACGAGCTGGGTCCGCTGCTGCTGGCCATCGTCGCGTCGGCCAAGGCGCAGGGGCTGGATGCGGAGCGCGCCCTCCGTTCGACGCTGCGCGACCTGCAGTCGGAGATCCGCGAACAGGAGCAGGATGCGGCGGACGCCGGAATCATCGGCCTGCCCACCGCATCCACCGACTGA
- a CDS encoding iron chelate uptake ABC transporter family permease subunit has translation MARSVTATADGGQGIAHQGRTSTARRRRRLAYGFGAAVVALLVVCILSLMLGSNPINPASVFNALLHYRKSDEASLIVVDSRLPRTLLGLGAGLALGLAGTVMQGLSRNPLADPGILGVNFGASLAVVVAIAVFGITTPGGYLWFAFAGAALASVVVYAVASAGREGATPIKLALAGAAVSAALGSLITAVLLTSRVSLDALRFWQVGSLAGRNFGVFWQVLPTIVIGAVIALALGRALNGLALGDDVARGLGQRVGLSRGFSAVAVVLLCGSATAAVGPIAFVGLVIPHVARWVVGADYRWILAFSAVIAPTMLIACDVIGRLVAWPGELQVGVVTAFVGAPVFIALVRRRKLVSL, from the coding sequence ATGGCCAGGAGCGTCACAGCGACGGCGGACGGCGGGCAGGGGATCGCGCACCAGGGGCGCACATCCACTGCCCGCCGGCGGCGTCGGCTGGCATACGGGTTCGGCGCGGCGGTCGTCGCCCTGCTGGTGGTGTGCATCCTGAGCCTGATGCTCGGCTCCAACCCGATCAATCCCGCCTCGGTGTTCAACGCCCTCCTGCACTACCGGAAGTCCGATGAGGCGTCGCTGATCGTGGTGGACAGCAGGCTGCCGCGCACCCTGCTCGGGCTGGGCGCCGGACTCGCGCTCGGGCTAGCGGGAACGGTGATGCAGGGGCTGTCCCGCAACCCGCTGGCCGACCCGGGCATCCTGGGGGTCAACTTCGGCGCGTCGCTCGCGGTCGTGGTCGCCATCGCCGTGTTCGGGATCACGACGCCCGGCGGCTACCTGTGGTTCGCCTTCGCCGGGGCGGCGCTCGCCTCGGTGGTCGTCTACGCGGTGGCGTCCGCCGGACGGGAGGGGGCGACCCCGATCAAGCTCGCCCTCGCGGGGGCGGCGGTCTCCGCAGCGCTCGGGTCGCTCATCACCGCGGTGCTCCTCACCAGCAGGGTGTCGCTCGATGCGCTGCGGTTCTGGCAGGTCGGCTCGCTCGCCGGCCGCAACTTCGGCGTGTTCTGGCAGGTGCTGCCGACCATCGTGATCGGAGCCGTCATCGCGCTCGCCCTGGGCCGCGCGCTCAACGGGCTCGCGCTCGGCGACGACGTCGCCCGCGGTCTCGGCCAGCGCGTCGGGCTGTCCAGGGGCTTCTCGGCCGTCGCCGTCGTGCTGCTCTGCGGCTCCGCCACGGCGGCCGTCGGGCCGATCGCGTTCGTCGGCCTGGTGATCCCGCACGTGGCCCGCTGGGTGGTCGGGGCCGACTACCGCTGGATCCTCGCGTTCTCCGCCGTGATCGCCCCGACGATGCTCATCGCCTGCGATGTGATCGGCCGGCTCGTCGCGTGGCCGGGCGAGCTGCAGGTGGGCGTCGTCACGGCGTTCGTCGGTGCCCCCGTGTTCATCGCGCTGGTGCGCCGTCGCAAGCTGGTGAGCCTGTGA
- the hisS gene encoding histidine--tRNA ligase gives MASPITPPRGMRDFLPADKARREHALGVIRKSFAAHGFDEIETPVVEDVARLHSGLGGDNEKLAFSVLKRGLDADDLQAAMDSGDLLSLTDLGLRFDLTVPLARFYATHRAELPPVFRSIQIAPVWRAERPQKGRYRQFVQCDIDIIGEAGQLAEVELITATAAALDALGLENCTIRINDRRILNGLLEFCGFAEARWPQVLISIDKLDKIGAEGVVKELSADGADSAAVLGGILEQLEPHIAEGGVAMTVEAITGILPDGIDTDAIAALESLAHALDALPSGVSLRFDPTLVRGMGYYTGTIYEIAHPGSGSSVGGGGRYDGMIGRFLGTDVPACGFSIGFERVVDLIETPEDAAADSVVLVYDQTVPLNRLLAIKAELIASGRRVRLDRRAKNLKAVLDRAEASGFRSFAFVNADTPDAAALELKPLG, from the coding sequence ATGGCTTCTCCGATCACCCCGCCTCGCGGCATGCGCGACTTCCTCCCGGCAGACAAGGCCCGCAGGGAGCATGCGCTCGGCGTGATCAGGAAGAGCTTCGCAGCCCACGGGTTCGACGAGATCGAGACGCCGGTGGTGGAGGACGTCGCCCGGCTGCACTCCGGCCTCGGCGGCGACAACGAGAAGCTGGCGTTCAGCGTCCTCAAGCGCGGCCTGGACGCGGACGACCTGCAGGCCGCGATGGACTCGGGCGACCTCCTCAGCCTCACCGACCTGGGTCTCCGGTTCGACCTGACGGTCCCGCTCGCCCGCTTCTATGCGACGCACCGCGCGGAGCTGCCTCCGGTCTTCCGGTCGATCCAGATCGCGCCGGTCTGGCGCGCGGAGCGCCCGCAGAAGGGCAGGTACCGCCAGTTCGTGCAGTGCGACATCGACATCATCGGCGAGGCGGGCCAGCTGGCGGAGGTCGAGCTGATCACGGCGACAGCGGCGGCACTGGATGCGCTGGGCCTCGAGAACTGCACGATCCGGATCAACGACCGGCGCATCCTGAACGGGCTGCTCGAGTTCTGCGGTTTCGCGGAGGCGCGCTGGCCGCAGGTGCTGATCTCGATCGACAAGCTCGACAAGATCGGCGCGGAGGGCGTGGTGAAGGAGCTGAGCGCAGACGGCGCAGACTCCGCGGCGGTGCTCGGCGGCATCCTGGAGCAGCTGGAGCCGCACATCGCCGAGGGCGGCGTCGCCATGACCGTCGAGGCGATCACCGGCATCCTGCCGGACGGGATCGACACCGACGCCATCGCCGCCCTGGAATCGCTCGCGCACGCGCTCGACGCCCTGCCGTCCGGCGTCTCGCTGCGCTTCGACCCGACGCTGGTGCGCGGCATGGGGTACTACACCGGCACCATATACGAGATCGCGCACCCCGGCTCCGGCAGCTCGGTGGGTGGCGGCGGCCGCTACGACGGCATGATCGGACGCTTCCTCGGCACCGACGTGCCAGCCTGCGGGTTCTCGATCGGCTTCGAGCGCGTGGTCGACCTCATCGAGACCCCGGAAGACGCGGCGGCGGACTCCGTCGTGCTCGTCTACGACCAGACCGTGCCGTTGAACCGTCTGCTCGCCATCAAGGCGGAGCTGATCGCCTCCGGCCGCCGGGTGCGCCTCGACCGCCGCGCCAAGAACCTGAAGGCCGTGCTCGACCGTGCGGAGGCGTCCGGCTTCCGCTCCTTCGCGTTCGTGAACGCCGACACTCCGGATGCGGCGGCCCTGGAGCTCAAGCCGCTCGGCTGA
- a CDS encoding Na+/H+ antiporter NhaA, whose amino-acid sequence MSIIRSERTAAGLLLGAAALGLLLANTAAGPALLDLQHASIGIGGLRMSVGHWISDGLLAIFFFIVAVELKHELVAGELNSVKKAVHPAIAAVAGVIVPAGIYLAFTAGSGLEQGWPIPTATDIAFALGVLAVFGRGLPNRLRVFLLALAVLDDLIAIVIIAVFFTTDPNLVELVLAAVAVAAFGLLSRLLKGRMRVPVGVLMVLVACLAWWLVWDSGVHATIAGVALGLVMARRPAGRVTHAIEPWSNGLILPLFAFSAALVAIPQVSPSQLQPAFWGILVALPVGKVIGITLGGWLGSFTRSKAERAKIPLFGLVTIGVLGGIGFTVSLLMNELAFAGDELVRAEGTLAVLLGSAVSIVAAGFCVTVLARRYRAQHPHQQPQPSRQP is encoded by the coding sequence ATGAGCATCATCCGATCCGAGCGAACAGCCGCTGGACTCCTGCTGGGCGCCGCGGCGCTGGGCCTCCTGCTCGCGAACACCGCGGCAGGTCCTGCACTCCTCGACCTGCAGCACGCCTCCATCGGCATCGGCGGGCTCCGGATGAGCGTCGGCCACTGGATCAGCGACGGCCTGCTGGCGATCTTCTTCTTCATCGTCGCCGTCGAGTTGAAGCACGAGCTGGTGGCCGGCGAGCTGAACAGCGTGAAGAAGGCCGTGCATCCCGCCATCGCCGCGGTCGCCGGGGTGATCGTGCCCGCCGGGATCTACCTCGCGTTCACCGCGGGCAGCGGCCTCGAACAGGGCTGGCCCATCCCGACCGCCACCGACATCGCCTTCGCGCTCGGGGTGCTCGCCGTGTTCGGTCGCGGCCTGCCCAACCGGCTGCGGGTGTTCCTGCTCGCGCTGGCCGTGCTGGACGACCTCATCGCCATCGTGATCATCGCGGTGTTCTTCACCACGGACCCGAACCTCGTCGAACTCGTCCTGGCCGCGGTCGCCGTCGCCGCGTTCGGCCTGCTCAGCCGCCTGCTGAAAGGCCGGATGCGCGTGCCGGTCGGCGTGCTGATGGTCCTCGTCGCCTGCCTGGCCTGGTGGCTCGTCTGGGACTCCGGCGTGCACGCCACGATCGCCGGTGTGGCGCTCGGCCTGGTGATGGCGCGGCGACCGGCCGGACGAGTGACGCACGCCATCGAACCGTGGTCGAACGGCCTCATCCTGCCGCTGTTCGCGTTCTCGGCCGCCCTGGTCGCGATCCCGCAGGTGTCGCCGTCGCAACTGCAGCCCGCGTTCTGGGGCATCCTGGTCGCCCTCCCGGTCGGCAAGGTCATCGGCATCACGCTCGGCGGCTGGCTGGGCTCGTTCACCCGCAGCAAGGCCGAGCGCGCCAAGATCCCGCTGTTCGGCCTGGTGACCATCGGCGTGCTCGGCGGCATCGGCTTCACCGTGTCGCTCCTGATGAACGAACTGGCGTTCGCCGGCGACGAGCTGGTCAGGGCGGAGGGCACGCTCGCCGTCCTCCTGGGCTCGGCGGTCTCCATCGTCGCCGCCGGCTTCTGCGTCACCGTGCTCGCGCGCCGCTACCGCGCGCAGCACCCGCACCAGCAGCCGCAGCCGAGCCGGCAGCCCTGA
- a CDS encoding ABC transporter ATP-binding protein gives MTDNHHLAARELTLSYDGRVVVDGLDLEVPPGTVTAIVGPNACGKSTLLRGLSRLLAPASGAVLLDGTDIHSLPTKQVATMLGLLPQTPTAPDGITVADLVGRGRYPHQGWFRRWAAEDDEAVASAMVSTGVADLATRAIDELSGGQRQRVWIAMALAQQTDILLLDEPTTFLDISHQIDVLDLLLDLNAERGTTVVMVLHDLNLAARYADHLIAMRAGAIVAAGTPAEVVTAELVREVFGVDSVIAPDPVTGTPLVVPLGRHHTLGE, from the coding sequence ATGACCGACAACCATCACCTCGCCGCGCGCGAACTCACCCTGTCCTACGACGGCAGGGTGGTCGTCGACGGCCTCGACCTGGAGGTGCCGCCCGGCACGGTCACCGCGATCGTCGGACCGAACGCCTGCGGCAAGTCGACGCTGCTGCGCGGCCTGTCGCGGCTGCTGGCTCCCGCATCCGGGGCCGTGCTGCTGGACGGGACGGACATCCACTCGCTGCCGACCAAGCAGGTGGCGACGATGCTCGGCCTGCTGCCGCAGACGCCGACGGCGCCGGACGGGATCACCGTGGCCGACCTGGTCGGCCGCGGACGGTATCCGCACCAGGGCTGGTTCCGCCGCTGGGCGGCGGAGGACGACGAGGCGGTCGCGTCCGCGATGGTGTCCACCGGGGTGGCCGACCTGGCAACGCGGGCGATCGACGAACTCTCCGGCGGGCAGCGCCAGCGGGTGTGGATCGCGATGGCGCTCGCCCAGCAGACCGACATCCTGCTGCTCGACGAGCCCACCACGTTCCTCGACATCAGCCACCAGATCGACGTGCTCGACCTCCTGCTCGACCTCAACGCCGAGCGGGGGACCACCGTGGTCATGGTGCTGCACGACCTCAACCTGGCCGCCCGGTACGCCGACCACCTGATCGCCATGCGCGCCGGAGCCATCGTGGCGGCGGGGACGCCGGCGGAGGTGGTCACGGCCGAGCTGGTGCGGGAGGTGTTCGGCGTCGACTCCGTCATCGCACCGGATCCGGTGACCGGCACGCCGCTCGTCGTCCCGCTCGGCAGGCACCACACGCTCGGGGAGTGA
- a CDS encoding iron chelate uptake ABC transporter family permease subunit gives MDAARAAGADRRSRASRVVTVSVVLGVLILLVSAVSLSLGAAAVAPADVLAALVGRADRLTQFVILELRLPRLLAAVLVGGCLGLSGALIQSIARNPLASPDIIGITASASATGAIALVWFGLTGLALSGTVVAGTLVAALLIYLLAWRGGISGYRFVLIGIGFAAVAGGVVSYVLTTADLTDVQQALVWLTGSINSVDPVALTVLAASAVVLVPCALLLGRPLAALGLGDDTAAAVGVRVERTRLLVVLVAVALAAVAVSVAGPIAFVAFLSAPIARRLVGRGSLALVPSALVGALVLVISDIVAQFAVPDVAFPVGVVTGIVGAPYLLWLLTRTNRIGRGG, from the coding sequence GTGGATGCGGCGCGGGCGGCCGGCGCCGACCGCCGCTCGCGCGCATCCCGGGTCGTCACCGTGTCCGTCGTGCTCGGCGTGCTCATCCTGCTGGTGTCCGCCGTGTCGCTGAGTCTCGGCGCCGCCGCCGTCGCGCCGGCCGACGTCCTCGCCGCGCTCGTCGGGCGGGCGGACAGGCTGACCCAGTTCGTGATCCTGGAGCTGCGGCTGCCGCGCCTGCTCGCCGCCGTGCTGGTGGGCGGCTGCCTCGGGCTCTCCGGAGCGCTCATCCAGTCCATTGCGCGCAACCCGCTGGCGAGCCCGGACATCATCGGCATCACGGCGAGCGCGAGCGCGACCGGCGCCATCGCACTGGTCTGGTTCGGGCTGACCGGCCTGGCGCTGTCCGGCACCGTCGTGGCGGGAACGCTGGTCGCCGCGCTGCTGATCTACCTGCTGGCCTGGCGTGGCGGCATCAGCGGCTACCGGTTCGTGCTGATCGGCATCGGCTTCGCCGCCGTCGCCGGTGGCGTCGTGTCCTACGTGCTCACCACCGCCGACCTCACGGATGTGCAGCAGGCGCTGGTCTGGCTCACCGGCAGCATCAACAGCGTCGACCCTGTCGCGCTGACCGTGCTCGCGGCGAGCGCCGTGGTGCTCGTGCCGTGCGCGCTGCTGCTCGGTCGCCCGCTCGCGGCGCTCGGCCTGGGCGACGACACCGCGGCGGCGGTCGGCGTGCGGGTGGAGCGGACGCGGCTGCTCGTGGTGCTGGTGGCCGTCGCACTCGCGGCGGTCGCGGTGTCCGTGGCTGGACCGATCGCGTTCGTCGCGTTCCTCTCGGCGCCCATCGCCCGGCGGCTGGTCGGACGCGGATCGCTCGCGCTGGTGCCGTCGGCGCTCGTCGGCGCGCTCGTGCTGGTGATCTCCGACATCGTGGCGCAGTTCGCTGTGCCGGACGTGGCGTTCCCGGTCGGCGTCGTCACCGGCATCGTCGGTGCACCGTATCTGCTGTGGCTCCTCACCAGGACCAACCGAATCGGCCGGGGAGGCTGA
- a CDS encoding epoxide hydrolase family protein, with protein MSIDEFRIQLPDDLLDDLRARLTATRFVQPVGSSPWEGGAGGPVLHELVESWLAFDWRAQEERLNAYDQYLADVGGHRIHFVRVPAAGSAETRIPLLLLHGWPSAYTEYLPLAERLANPAGSGSDARIAFDVIVPSLPGFVFSELPDRPLTRQAIADDLHELMTTVLGYDRYAAFGGDIGGGAATWLGAEHADRLIGVQLIHAPFPADDEPQSDDERAYLASVDAYDAADGGYSEIMATRPDTIAAALGDSPAGLLAWIADKWHDWVDGDLDSVVPRDALLTIATLYWATGSIGTSFRQYFDYEANPPRPPIVAPLGVLLSREPVMDGFPRSLAERAADDLRSFEVAPRGGHFLGLEQPDLAADRIRSFFASIS; from the coding sequence ATGAGCATCGACGAGTTCCGCATCCAGCTTCCAGACGACCTCCTCGACGACCTGCGTGCGCGGCTCACGGCCACCCGCTTCGTGCAGCCGGTCGGGTCGTCGCCGTGGGAGGGCGGCGCGGGCGGCCCCGTGCTGCACGAGCTGGTGGAGTCGTGGCTGGCGTTCGACTGGCGGGCCCAGGAGGAGCGGCTGAACGCCTACGACCAGTACCTCGCCGATGTGGGAGGGCACCGCATCCACTTCGTGCGGGTGCCCGCCGCCGGATCGGCGGAGACGCGCATCCCGTTGCTGCTGCTGCACGGCTGGCCGAGCGCGTACACCGAGTACCTTCCGCTGGCCGAGCGCCTCGCCAACCCGGCGGGCTCCGGATCGGATGCGCGGATCGCGTTCGATGTGATCGTGCCGTCGCTGCCCGGCTTCGTCTTCTCCGAGCTGCCCGACCGGCCGCTGACCAGGCAGGCCATCGCCGACGACCTGCACGAGCTGATGACGACTGTGCTCGGCTACGACCGGTACGCGGCGTTCGGCGGAGACATCGGCGGAGGAGCGGCGACCTGGCTCGGCGCTGAGCACGCCGACCGCCTCATCGGCGTGCAGCTCATCCACGCGCCGTTCCCCGCCGACGACGAACCGCAGAGCGACGACGAGCGCGCATACCTGGCGTCGGTGGATGCGTACGACGCGGCGGACGGCGGGTACAGCGAGATCATGGCCACCCGTCCAGACACCATCGCCGCGGCCCTCGGCGACTCCCCCGCCGGGCTGCTCGCCTGGATCGCGGACAAGTGGCACGACTGGGTCGACGGCGACCTCGACAGCGTGGTGCCACGGGATGCGCTGCTCACCATCGCGACGCTCTACTGGGCCACCGGAAGCATCGGCACCTCGTTCCGCCAGTACTTCGACTACGAGGCGAACCCGCCCCGGCCGCCCATCGTCGCCCCGCTCGGCGTGCTGCTGAGCAGGGAGCCGGTGATGGACGGGTTCCCCCGCTCGCTCGCCGAGCGCGCGGCCGACGACCTGCGCTCGTTCGAGGTGGCGCCGCGGGGCGGCCACTTCCTCGGCCTGGAGCAGCCCGACCTCGCCGCCGACCGCATCCGGAGCTTCTTCGCGTCGATCTCCTGA
- a CDS encoding iron-siderophore ABC transporter substrate-binding protein, producing the protein MFESVPRRRSRVAVIASAIVATAALILTGCSAGTPGDESSSTSASGAFPVTIKSALGPVTIEKKPERVAVWGWGAADVALALGVVPVAMPKMTYGGNADGVLPWVADKLKELKAKTPQLIAGVDTGEVPFEEYVKAKPDVILAPLSGLTKDEYAKLSKIAPVVAYPKVPWGTSWQDQTDIVGKALGLSAEATALKTKTEDDVAKLAAKYPVLKDKTFVYAAANEPGVINVYKATDSRVLLLNELGLKNSASIDALDTKKDPDSFFFQVSYENLSKIDTDLLVMYFDKQSAVDTFTAEPLVAAMPAVKEGRFAPIVGESFVMASSAPSVLSIPWMLDRYVPELAAAAEKVK; encoded by the coding sequence ATGTTCGAGTCCGTTCCACGCCGCCGGTCGCGTGTCGCTGTGATCGCATCGGCGATCGTCGCGACCGCCGCCCTCATCCTCACCGGCTGCAGCGCCGGCACGCCCGGCGACGAGAGCAGCTCGACCAGCGCATCCGGTGCCTTCCCGGTCACGATCAAGAGCGCGCTCGGCCCCGTCACCATCGAGAAGAAGCCGGAGCGGGTCGCCGTCTGGGGCTGGGGAGCGGCCGACGTGGCGCTCGCCCTCGGCGTCGTTCCGGTCGCCATGCCGAAGATGACCTACGGCGGCAACGCGGACGGCGTGCTGCCCTGGGTGGCCGACAAACTGAAGGAGCTCAAGGCGAAGACGCCGCAGCTCATCGCGGGCGTCGACACCGGCGAGGTGCCGTTCGAGGAGTACGTGAAGGCGAAGCCGGACGTGATCCTCGCCCCGCTCTCCGGCCTCACCAAGGACGAGTACGCGAAGCTCAGCAAGATCGCCCCGGTGGTCGCCTACCCGAAGGTGCCGTGGGGCACCAGCTGGCAGGACCAGACCGACATCGTCGGCAAGGCGCTCGGCCTGTCCGCGGAGGCGACGGCGCTGAAGACCAAGACCGAGGACGACGTGGCGAAGCTCGCCGCGAAGTACCCGGTGCTGAAGGACAAGACGTTCGTCTACGCCGCCGCCAACGAGCCGGGCGTGATCAACGTCTACAAGGCGACGGACTCGCGCGTGCTGCTGCTCAACGAGCTCGGCCTGAAGAACTCGGCCAGCATCGACGCGCTCGACACGAAGAAGGACCCGGACAGCTTCTTCTTCCAGGTCAGCTACGAGAACCTCTCCAAAATCGACACCGACCTGCTGGTGATGTACTTCGACAAGCAGTCCGCCGTCGACACCTTCACGGCCGAGCCGCTGGTCGCCGCCATGCCCGCCGTCAAGGAAGGCCGCTTCGCGCCGATCGTCGGCGAGTCGTTCGTGATGGCGTCGAGCGCGCCCAGCGTGCTGAGCATCCCGTGGATGCTCGACCGCTACGTCCCGGAGCTCGCGGCAGCCGCCGAGAAGGTCAAGTAG